One window from the genome of Kluyveromyces marxianus DMKU3-1042 DNA, complete genome, chromosome 3 encodes:
- the TRL1 gene encoding tRNA ligase, translating into MVEESVVELVEKLEAAASLKKHGRATKISCTVFNRPDIRLNSWKFNEWDYGKSKIQLPINARGLFIVDDEANPRIVARGYDKFFNVDEMQQTSWSSIETNTEGPYEITVKENGCIILIGGLEDGTVVVCSKHSTGPRDDVNRNHSLAGQQFLEKQLADKNINIKDFGRFLYDNNCTAVAEYCDDTFEEHILEYTKDKAGLYLHGVNYNTPEFKTWPMAKVVEFANTWGFKSIDYFTLEDEKSLRSFLTECEEKGHYNNQEIEGFVIRCSNKETKGTFFFKFKFHEPYLMYRQWREVTREYISTKSRPIKFRTHNYITNKYMDFVIPLLEKDPQLAEDFMNGKGIIKLRKMFLESYDMSGLEILNLDRIKELEELDKQTVDTINEKTKFLLIPIATIGCGKTTVSLILNELFPETWGHIQNDNITKNKTDYIKCALELFKDGKQFVIADKNNHQFRERAAVFEWVRQFKDTYVPYDSNVQIIALTFVEEVTKEMEELTIQRVLKRGDNHQSIKSDSEGQQKTLKIMHGFMNRFQPFNPDKAPDSQFDFHIKLEVGKDSSMKNAVKVLQDLKSHYGDVIPEVPEDSKIQEAFNRALEYKPVVRKIVKNGNKASKNQLKPIYFSASVESTTNLIQHVVETLKKNKSTLAPFLSDVSTIPFKNEYHVTLCHKSQIKSQGIKAKQLWAKYTDRYRHLLIKDGGASEQPSKVIPTEDSVTFKLRDLIWDKYVIVATIVLPDEPIVDNSNNHVSGLYCLNEVPHVTLALLSEEKKAVYAGQLAKEVYDFGINADAENDAGIIHFDEGSEETFTAKVCINV; encoded by the coding sequence AAACATGGTAGAGCGACTAAAATCAGCTGTACTGTCTTTAATAGGCCTGATATCAGGTTGAATAGTTGGAAATTCAACGAATGGGATTACGGTAAATCGAAGATCCAACTTCCTATCAATGCTCGTGGATTATTTATTGTAGATGATGAAGCAAATCCTAGGATTGTAGCTAGAGGCTACGAtaaattcttcaatgtCGATGAGATGCAACAAACAAGTTGGAGCTCCATCGAAACCAATACTGAAGGTCCATATGAAATCACAGTAAAGGAGAATGGGTGTATCATACTAATTGGTGGTCTAGAGGATGGTACAGTTGTGGTGTGTTCCAAACACAGCACAGGACCTCGAGATGATGTCAACCGAAACCATTCTTTAGCTGGCCAGCAGTTCTTGGAAAAACAGTTGGCTGATAAAAACATAAATATCAAGGATTTCGGGCGTTTTCTTTACGACAATAATTGTACAGCAGTAGCGGAATATTGTGATGAcacttttgaagaacacATTTTGGAGTACACTAAAGATAAGGCAGGTTTATACTTGCACGGAGTAAATTATAACACTCCAGAGTTCAAAACCTGGCCAATGGCAAAGGTTGTTGAGTTTGCCAATACTTGGGGATTTAAGAGCATTGATTACTTTACTTTAGAGGATGAGAAGTCTCTCAGAAGTTTCTTAACTGAAtgtgaagaaaaaggcCATTACAACAACCAAGAGATTGAAGGTTTTGTGATTAGATGTTCTAACAAGGAAACAAAAGgcacattttttttcaaattcaaattccaCGAACCATATTTGATGTATAGACAATGGAGAGAAGTGACAAGGGAATACATTTCTACCAAATCACGTCCCATCAAGTTCAGAACTCACAATTACATTacaaataaatatatggaCTTTGTTATACCATTATTGGAAAAGGATCCACAACTAGCAGAAGATTTTATGAATGGTAAGGGTATTATCAAATTGAGAAAAATGTTTTTAGAAAGCTATGATATGTCAGGCCTAGAAATTCTCAATCTTGATAGGATCAAAGAGTTGGAAGAATTAGATAAGCAGACAGTCGATACAATAAATGAGAAGACAAAGTTCTTGTTAATTCCTATTGCTACTATAGGCTGTGGTAAGACTACTGTATCCTTGATCCTTAATGAACTCTTCCCAGAAACATGGGGGCATATTCAAAATGACAATAtaaccaaaaataaaaccgATTACATAAAGTGTGCTCTTGAGCTCTTTAAGGATGGTAAACAATTCGTCATTGCAGATAAAAATAATCATCAATTCAGAGAAAGGGCGGCAGTTTTTGAATGGGTTCGTCAATTTAAGGACACTTACGTCCCATATGATTCTAATGTTCAAATCATTGCATTGACTTtcgttgaagaagtcacgaaggaaatggaagaatTAACAATTCAACGAGTATTGAAGAGAGGAGACAATCATCAGAGTATCAAGAGTGATAGTGAAGGACAACAAAAGACTCTGAAAATTATGCATGGCTTTATGAACAGATTTCAACCATTCAATCCCGATAAAGCACCAGACAGCCAATTTGATTTTCATATAAAACTCGAGGTGGGCAAAGATTCATCAATGAAGAATGCCGTTAAAGTACTCCAAGACTTGAAATCCCACTACGGTGACGTCATCCCAGAAGTACCAGAAGATTCGAAGATTCAAGAAGCTTTCAACAGAGCACTAGAATACAAGCCTGTTGTACGTAAAATCGTTAAAAATGGTAACAAGGCCTCCAAGAATCAGTTAAAGCCAATATACTTTTCTGCGTCAGTGGAAAGTACCACTAATTTAATTCAGCATGTAGTGGAAACtctgaaaaagaacaaatcaACTCTCGCACCATTCTTATCTGATGTGAGTACCATTCCATTCAAGAACGAGTACCATGTGACTCTCTGTCATAAATCTCAAATTAAGTCCCAAGGCATTAAAGCGAAACAATTGTGGGCAAAATATACAGATAGATATAGACATCTTTTGATAAAAGATGGTGGTGCTTCTGAACAACCTTCCAAGGTTATACCAACTGAAGACTCTGTTACTTTCAAATTAAGAGACCTAATCTGGGACAAATATGTTATTGTAGCAACCATTGTTTTGCCAGATGAACCAATTGTTGACAACAGTAATAACCATGTTTCTGGTTTATACTGTCTCAATGAAGTTCCTCACGTTACTCTTGCTTTACTCTcggaagaaaagaaagcagTGTACGCTGGACAATTGGCGAAAGAAGTGTATGATTTTGGTATTAATGCTGATGCTGAAAACGATGCTGGTATCATACACTTCGATGAAGGATCGGAGGAGACTTTCACGGCTAAAGTGTGTATCAACGTATAA